The Phormidium sp. PBR-2020 DNA segment GTTAGTTCCAAATCCGCACTGTCTGCCAAAACTTGCCAGGTCGGATTCCAAACATGGCTAGACTCCAAGCTCGTCTCAATTCCCATACATTGGCAGTAATAATCAACTGCCAAAACAGCCAAGATATTGCGATAAACCTGCTCTGATTTATCCGGCTTATCTTGATATTGACTGACATTACTTGCTTTTAAACGCATGGTTTGCGTAATCGGAACATTAAAGGTTAGCTCGTGATAATTATAATTCATGATCACTCCTTACATAAACTGTCCTTAGCTAAGTTTGTACGTAATCTTTGATAAATTCAGAAAATTCAGTCAGACTCCGTTGATAAAAATCACTCAAGGTTGAAATACGGACTCCCAAATCTGTAGAAATGGCTTTCCAGGTATCTCCTTCGAGTCGCCGGATGGCAATCATGCGAAATGTCACCTCTGGCATTTGGCGCAGGGAGCGACCTTCAAACAGTCCAGCCGGGTCTTCTTGTAAACATTGAGCGATCGCCTCTGAGAGACTCGGAGGAAGATGTTTGGCAGCAAAATGCTGTTGCACGGGGAAGGTAGAGGTAATAGGATTGAAAGAAACCTCGCGGCGATCGCCAATAATCTTGGGAATTGCCTGATTGAAAAAACGCCGTTGTAAGAGAAAATTAACCCAACGTAAGAAGGGACTTCTCTCGGGATTATAGGCATCAATGCGATCGCAAATGTAAATAAACAACAGTTGCAACGCCTCATTGTAAATCTCATCATAAACATGAGGAAATTGACCCACATAGGGACGACAGAGGCGACCGGAGGTGCGGGTTAGCTGAACCAGTCGTGTCAGAATCCGACGACGCTGGCGACTCCCAGG contains these protein-coding regions:
- a CDS encoding sigma-70 family RNA polymerase sigma factor encodes the protein MEDRDIQPPSDRVPELDEVLKRLALEAQNFPPGSRQRRRILTRLVQLTRTSGRLCRPYVGQFPHVYDEIYNEALQLLFIYICDRIDAYNPERSPFLRWVNFLLQRRFFNQAIPKIIGDRREVSFNPITSTFPVQQHFAAKHLPPSLSEAIAQCLQEDPAGLFEGRSLRQMPEVTFRMIAIRRLEGDTWKAISTDLGVRISTLSDFYQRSLTEFSEFIKDYVQT